From the genome of Synchiropus splendidus isolate RoL2022-P1 chromosome 17, RoL_Sspl_1.0, whole genome shotgun sequence, one region includes:
- the LOC128748854 gene encoding galactose-specific lectin nattectin-like: protein MAEILHPPATTASPPPTTLALSLSFVQQMNHLSLTVVLCLASALWIGAEAVRGRESCPAGWSQLGCNCFRYFGSQMSWADAEHHCIGQGGNLASIHSDAEHQFIRGLIRSASGADRRTYVGGHDSYKARDLSALDRIVFHFINKTDATVPHY from the exons atggcggaaattctccatcctccagccaCAACAGcctcaccgcctcctacaacgctggctctgtctctgtcttttgTGCAacag ATGAACCATCTGTCTCTCACCGTGGTCCTTTGTCTGGCCAGCGCTCTGTGGATTGGAGCTGAA GCTGTTCGTGGGCGAG AGTCATGCCCCGCTGGTTGGTCCCAGTTGGGCTGCAATTGCTTCAGATACTTTGGCAGCCAAATGTCCTGGGCCGACGCAGAG CACCACTGCATCGGACAAGGTGGAAACCTGGCTTCCATCCACAGTGACGCAGAGCATCAGTTCATCAGAGGCTTGATCCGAAGCGCTAGTGGAGCTGATCGCAGAACTTATGTTGGAGGCCACGATAGCTACAAGGCAAGAGATCTATCAGCTTTAGATCGCATCGTATTCCACTTTATCAATAAGACAGACGCAACTGTGCCTCACTATTAG
- the LOC128748817 gene encoding galactose-specific lectin nattectin-like yields MKLSLSVIVALCLASGLWIGAEALRGQEVCPPGWSQYGCKCFKFFGDNKDWADAEFFCVAQGGNLASIHSAAEHRFVKNLIKRATGRDLRTYVGGHDLYQEGRWSWSDGKRFVFPGGWHRGEPNNHGGREDCLELNFHGAGNDLPCHLRRPFVCTKPMI; encoded by the exons ATGAAACTCTCCCTGTCTGTGATCGTGGCCCTTTGTCTGGCCAGCGGCTTGTGGATTGGAGCTGAA GCTCTACGTGGGCAAG AGGTCTGCCCTCCCGGTTGGTCTCAGTACGGCTGCAAATGTTTTAAATTCTTTGGTGATAATAAAGATTGGGCCGATGCAGAG TTTTTCTGCGTCGCACAAGGCGGAAACCTGGCTTCTATCCACAGTGCCGCAGAACATAGGTTCGTCAAAAACTTGATCAAACGCGCTACTGGAAGAGATCTGAGAACCTATGTTGGAGGTCATGATCTCTATCAG GAGGGCCGATGGAGCTGGAGTGATGGAAAGCGCTTTGTTTTCCCCGGAGGGTGGCACAGGGGAGAGCCCAACAACCACGGTGGTAGAGAAGACTGCCTGGAGCTCAACTTCCACG GTGCCGGCAATGACCTTCCCTGCCATCTCCGAAGACCATTTGTTTGCACTAAACCCATGATTTGA
- the LOC128748809 gene encoding galactose-specific lectin nattectin-like: MESSLSLIVALCLASGLWIEAEARPDEEMCPSGWSQYGCSCFKFFGGGKRWADAELDCIKQGGNLASIHSDAEHQFVRDLIRSSSGGNKRTYVGGHDLHKEGLWAWSDGSKFSFPGWHKGEPNNHGRGEDCMELNFHYGGNDIPCNLARPYVCSKPV; the protein is encoded by the exons ATGGAATCCTCCCTTTCTCTCATAGTGGCCCTCTGTCTGGCCAGTGGTCTGTGGATCGAAGCTGAA GCTCGCCCAGACGAAG AGATGTGCCCTTCCGGTTGGTCTCAGTACGGCTGCAGTTGTTTTAAATTCTTTGGAGGGGGTAAACGCTGGGCTGACGCCGAG CTAGACTGCATCAAACAAGGCGGAAACCTGGCTTCTATCCACAGTGACGCAGAACATCAGTTTGTCAGAGACTTGATCCGAAGTTCTTCTGGAGGCAACAAGAGGACCTATGTAGGAGGCCATGATCTACACAAG GAGGGTCTGTGGGCCTGGAGTGACGGAAGCAAATTTTCATTCCCTGGATGGCACAAAGGAGAGCCCAACAACCATGGACGTGGTGAAGACTGTATGGAGCTCAACTTCCACT ATGGCGGCAATGACATTCCCTGCAATCTCGCAAGACCCTATGTTTGTTCCAAGCCTGTGTGA
- the LOC128748832 gene encoding galactose-specific lectin nattectin-like: MKSCLSLIVVLCLASGLWIGADAQFRQDLCTDGWIHYGCNCFKYFGEQKTWADAEHFCLGQGGNLASIHNNLEHNFVRRLIKSASGRDDKVYVGGHDRYKEGKWSWSDGKNFVFPGWHKGEPNNNGGNEDCMELNFHNAGNDIPCHLRRAFVCSRPV; encoded by the exons ATGAaatcctgtctgtctctcatcGTGGTCCTTTGTCTGGCCAGCGGTCTGTGGATTGGAGCTGAC GCTCAATTCAGGCAAG ACTTGTGCACCGATGGTTGGATTCATTATGGCTGCAATTGTTTTAAATACTTTGGAGAGCAGAAAACCTGGGCTGACGCAGAG CATTTCTGCCTGGGACAAGGTGGAAACCTGGCGTCCAtccacaacaacctggaacATAATTTTGTCAGAAGGTTGATCAAAAGCGCTTCTGGAAGAGATGATAAAGTTTATGTTGGAGGTCATGATCGCTACAAG GAGGGCAAATGGAGCTGGTCTGACGGAAAAAACTTTGTATTCCCCGGGTGGCACAAAGGAGAGCCCAACAACAACGGTGGCAACGAAGACTGCATGGAGCTCAACTTCCACA ATGCTGGCAACGACATCCCCTGCCATCTGAGAAGAGCCTTCGTTTGCTCTAGGCCTGTGTAA